The Bradyrhizobium oligotrophicum S58 genome contains the following window.
GGGGCGCTGGGGACGACCTGCGGTCCCGCAGATCCGCCACAGCAAGCCATTCTTCTGCGGCGCGGGACTCACGATGATACGCAACTGAGCCGCAGCTTGTTACATCGGCGGCGTCACGCCATCGCGGCCGACGCTGACGCGGCTGGTCTCGAATGAGCCGTCCGGCAACGGCTTGATGAAGGCGATCACCTTGGCGCCGGCCTTCAGCTCGGATGTCTCGCCGGGCACGAAGGTGACGATGGGAGTCTCGGGCGAGATGTCTACCCTCTTCTCGCCGCCCTTGTATTTGATCAGCAGCGTGTGACCGTCGGTCGACACCGAGCTTTCGGAGACGGTGGCGTTGGTCATGCTCGAATTCGGCTTCAGATCGTAGGGCCGTGAGCCCTCGCCCGTGCCCCGCATGTCCTCGGGGAAGATGTGAATTTCCACCGCCTTGGGCGCGCCGTCCGGTCCTGGCACCGTGGTGGCGCCGATGAACGAGCCGAGCTTGATGTCGGACAACTGCGCCTTGACGACGCCGACCACGCGCAGGTCGCTGGCCATGTGCAGCTTGAAGGCCTCGCCGCTGCGGGACTTCACCGTCAGCATATCTCCGTCGACGCTTTCGATGGTGCCGCGGACGCGCGTCGGCACGGGGGCCTGCTGGGCAATCGCAAGCATGGAGGTCACCACAACCATGGCGAGTGCAGCGGCCGGGCGGATCAAGGCGAGACGAGCAGACATTGGCGGGGGGCTCCGGGGCTTGCCGTAGTAACAGGTGCGTGCGCCTTCCGGTTGGTGGCTCGCGAACACACGAGGAGTGAGACGCCGGATTGCAGCGCTTATTCCGCGCTCAAGCCTTTGTGAGATCGGCCTCGACCAATGCACGCAGCTCGGGCGTCACCTGAGGACGCCGGCCGAACCACAATTCGAAGCCGCGCACCGCCTGATGCAGGAGCATGCCAAGCCCGTCCGCCGTGCGCAGCCCCCTCGCCCGTGCCGCACCGAGCAGTTGCGTCTCCAACGGCACGTAGACGATGTCGGCGACCACGGCCCAGTGCGGCAGCAGCTCGATGTCGAGCACGAGCGGCGGCTGGCCGTGCATGCCGAGCGAGGTGGTGTTCACGAACAGGCCCGCCTGCGGCAGCAGCGCCGGAACCCGGTCCCAGCCTTCAGCAACGACGCGGCTGCCGAACTGATCAGCCAGCGCTTGCGCGCGCGCGGCGGTGCGGTTGATGACACGGACGCGGTCGACGCCACGCTCGAGCAGGCCGAACACCACCGCACGGGCGGAGCCTCCGGAGCCCAGCACCAGGGCCTCGTCGGTACGGTCCCAGCCTGGCGCGGCGGCGTCGAGATTGTCGATGAAGCCTTCGACATCGGTGTTGGTCGCGCGCAAGCTGCCGCGCTCGTACCACAGCGTGTTGGCGGCGCCGACCGCGCGGGCGCGCGCGTCCGGCTCGGCGAGCTCCAGCACACGCTCCTTGTGCGGGATCGTGACGTTGGCGCCGATGAAGCCGCGCCGGTCGAGACGGGTGACGAAATCCGCCAGTTCCTCCGGCGGTACGGCCTCGATGGTGTAGCCGCCGGCAATCCCCAGTTCGTGCAGCCAATGATGATGGATCAGCGGCGAGCGCGAATGCGCGGCCGGCCAGCCGATCAGGCACGCAGCGGGGGCTTTGGCGGCAAGGGTCATGGCCGTGACATCGGACAAGGTCGGGCCCTGAGTCAATGCCCGACCGTTGACCCTAGGCTCAGCTCGCCGCCAGCCCGTCGGCGGAGATGTCCTCCTGCGGCGTCTCCTTGCCCTTGATGTCGGCCACCGCGCGCTCGATGGTCTCGCGGAAGCGCGCCGAGGGCGGCCGCACGCCATGGGTCAACAACGCCCGGCGCACCGTGGGCGATGCGCCAGTGATGAACAGGCGAATGCCCTGGCGCCGGGCCTTGGCCGCGACCCGGCTCATGGCGTTGGCCGCGGTCGAATCCAGGAACGGCACCGCGGCGAAATCGACCACGAAGGCCTTGCGGCGGTCGGCGATGGAGTCGAGCACGGTGCCGACGGTGGATGCTGCGCCGAAGAAGAACGCGCCGGTGATGCGATAGACCAGCACGTCCTTGTCGGCGCTGAGCTTCGGATTATACGGCACGCGCGCGCCGTCCTCGAAGTCGGCACGGTCCTTCGCCACCAGCGGTGTGCCGTCCTCGACGCCGGTCATCTGCGCCATGCGGTTGATGAAGAGCACGGCGCCGAGCGCGAAGCCGACCAGGATGCCCTCGGTGAGATCGCGGAAGATCGTCAGCCCGAAGGTGGCGAGCAGCACCGTGGCATCGCCCCAGGATGAGCGGATCAGGGTCGCGAATTCATGCCTCTCTGCCATGTTCCAGGCGACGACGACCAGCACCGCCGCCAGCGCCGCCAGCGGGATGTAGCTCGCCAAGGGCGCTGCGATCAGCATGAAGACCAGCAGGAACACCGAATGCAGCATGCCGGATACGGGCCCGCGCGCGCCGGCGCGGACGTTGGTCGCGGTGCGGGCGATGGTGCCGGTGACGCAGATGCCGCCGAACAGCGCCGAGCCGACATTGGCAAAACCCTGCGCCACCAGTTCGCAATTGGAGCGATGGCGGCGGCCGGTCATGCCGTCGGCGACGACGGCCGAGAGGAGCGACTCGATCGCCCCCAGCAGCGCGAAGGCGATGGCATCGGGAAACACCGCCTGGATCTTGGCGAGCGACATCACCGGCAGCGCCGGCGCCGGCAGCTCGCGCGGGATGCCGCCGAACTTCGTGCCGATGGTTTCGACCGGCAGCTGCAGCGCGAAGGTGAAGACGGCGGCGACCACGACCGCGATCAGGATGCCGGGCCAGGTCGGACGCAGGCGCTTGAGGCCGACGATGATCACGATCGACAGCGCGGCCAGCGCGACGGCTGACAGGTTCGCTGTCGGCGCGCCGTGCGCGAGCGCCGTCAGCTTCGGGATCAGCTCGCCCGGCTCCTTGGCCGCAAGCGTGATGCCGAACAGGTCCTTCAGCTGGCTCGCGAAGATGATGACCGCGATGCCCGCGGTGAAGCCGACCGTGACCGGATAGGGGATGAACTTGATGTAGGTGCCGAGCCGCAGATAGCCGGCGATCACCAGCAGCACGCCGGACATCATCGTCGCCAGCAACAGGCCGTCGACGCCTTGCCGGTCGACAGTCGCGGCAACCAGCACGATGAAGGCGCCCGCCGGACCGCCGATCTGGAAGCGGCTGCCGCCGAGCAGCGAGATCAGGAAGCCGCCGATGACCGCGGTGTAGAGGCCGCGCCCGGGCGAGACGCCGGAGGCGATGGCAATCGCCATCGACAGCGGCAGCGCGACGATGGCGACGGTGAGGCCTGCGAGCGCATCGGCGCGCAAGTCGCCGAGGCTGTAGCCTTCGCGGAACACCGTCAGCAGTTTCGGGGAATACAGCTCGGCAAAGGTCGGCTCATGATGTCCGACCCGCCCCCGCGTGCCGTTGTCGCTTGCGATGCTCATGCCCATCACGCTCCCGTCGCATCATCGGGCCGCCCATGCAGCCGACGACGCGTCTCACACGGAGCGTTCAGGTGCCCCGTGCCGCGCGATGAGCCTCAAGCCGCGCCATCGCGCGCAGTGTCAGTTTGACGGCCCATACGGCGGGGCGGACCGGGCTCCTTCAAGCGAACACCGCGCCCGCCAGCTTCGCTGCGGGTATGCTCACCGATCAGATCCACGCCCGCACGATTGAGCGCATCGACGACCTTGGTCAGCGAGTCCACGACGCCGCGGACGTTGCCTGTCGAGGCTTCCATCCGCTGGATCGTCGGCAATGACACGCCGGCCAGCTCGGCCAAGGTTTTCTGATCTATCCCGAGCAGCGCACGCGCTGCCCGCATCTGGAACGACGTGATCACGATGGCCTCACGTAACACACACCATAATTGATGTCTGAGACAAAGACAATGATGTAAAATACATCACATACGGCAACATAAAGCAAGCCGTAACCCGGCGCTGAGTTGCGGCGTCACGCCCCAAAGTGACGGCGCAAAGCGGACCGGCCCGCCATCCCCTTTGACGGGGGGATGGCGGGCCGGTGCCGGCCGGATCAGGGGATGGCGGCTCTACGCCGCGTCGCGATGCGAGGCGATGATGTGGTCGGCGGCGCGGCCCGTCACCTCGGCCATGTGGTCGAACTGGCGGGTGAAGCTGCCGGCGCCGGCGGTGGCCGAGCGCAACTCGACGATCAATTCGCCGATCTCGGCCTCCGGCATCATCGCGCGAACGCAGTCCCAGCCGGGCCAGCCGTCGCGGGTGTCGAACGACAGGATCTGGCCACGCCGCGCCGACAGGATCGCGTTGATCCTGGCGGTCGCCTCCGTCGGGCAGACGATCTCGACGGTGTGGATCGGCTCCAGCAGCACCGGGGCACATTGCGGCAGGCCCTCGCTGACGCCGGCCCGTGCCGCGGTCCGGAACGCGAGGTCGGACGAATCGACGCTGTGATAGGAGCCGTCAGTCAGCGTCACCGCGACGTCGATCACGGGGAAGCCGAGGGGCCCGCGCACCAGCGCATCGACGACGCCCTCCTCGACCGCCGGGATGTAGTTGCGCGGCACCGCACCGCCGACCACCTTCTCGGCGAACTGGAAGCCCTCGCCGCGGGGCAGCGGCTTGATGTCGAGCACGACGTCGCCGAACTGGCCGTGGCCGCCGGACTGCTTCTTGTGCCGGCCGCGCTGCGTGATCGCCTTGCGGATGGTCTCCTGGTAGCCGATCGCCGGCGTGTGCGATTTGACATTGACGCCGAAGCGCTCCCGCAGCCGCTCCAGCGCGACGCGCAGATGCATCTCGCCCTGCCCCCACAGCACCGTGTCATGCGTGCGCTGGTTCTGCACCATCGTCAGCGACGGGTCTTCCTCGTTGAGCCGCAGCAGAGCCTGGCCGAGCTTGACGTCGTCCTTGCGGTCGAGGGCGGCGATCGAGATCGCCAGCACCGGCGGACACGGATCCACCTTCGCCAATGCCTTGGGGACCGCCTTGCCGGTTGCGACGGTGTCACCGGTCTTGACCGTATCGAGCTTGCCGAGCGCGACCGTGTCGCCGGCCTCGGCCACCGGGCGCTTGCTGTCATTGGCGCCGGTCGCAGCGAGGATGCCGGAGACACGCGCCGTCTCGCCGGAGGCGGCATGCACCGTCGCGCCATCGTCGAGATGGCCCGACAGCACCCGCGTCAGCGACAGCTTGCCGCCGTGCTGCAGGTGCAGCGTCTTGAAGACGTAGCCGAGCGCCTCCTTGGCCTCCTTGACACCGAGCCGCTTCGCGGTCTCGGCGATCCCGGGGGCCTCGTGGCGCAGCGCCTTCATCAGCCTGAGCACGCCGTTCTCGCGCAGCGCCGAGCCGAGCAGCACCGGACAGATCAGGCCGTCGCGCAGTTCGCGGGCGAGATCGTCGAATACGGCGTCGCGCGGCGGCGGAATGTCTTCCAGCAATTGCTCCATCAGCGCATCGTCGTGGTCGGCCAGCTTCTCCAGCATCGAGAAGCGCGCCTCCTTCTCGCGGTCGAGATTGCCGCCCTCGAGCCCGATCACCTCGCTCGCTCTGTGCTCGCGATAGATGAAGGCACGCTCCAGTGCGAGATCGACGAAGCCTTCGATCAGCTCGCCGTTCCAGATCGGAATCTGGCGCAGCACCAGCGGCACCCGCGACGCCGGCTGCAAGGTCGCCAGCGTCTCCCTGACGCGCGCATTGGCGCGGTCGATCTTGTTGAGGAACAGGAAGCGCGGGATGCGCAGCTCTTCGAGCTCGCGCAGGATGAGCTGCAGCTGCGGCAGCTTCTTCTCGTCGGCCTCGCAGACCACGATCGCGGCATCGACCGCCGGCAGCGCGGCGCGCATGTCGTGGATGAACTCGATCGAGCCGGGACAGTCGAGGAAGGTGTAGCTGTCGCCCATGAAGGTCGTGGTCGCCGCCGTCATCGCGACGCTCATCTTGTGATGACGCGCCTCCGGGCTGGCATCGCCGACGGACGTGCCGGCATCGACGCTGCCCGCGCGCGGGATCGCGCCCGTCCGCGCCAGGATCGCCTCCAACAGAGTGGTTTTACCGCTTTGGAAAGGGCCCACCAGCGCAATGCACCGTGGACCGCGGGGACTTCTCAGGTCTTGTCCCATTTCGCCGCCTCCTCATTGTGGAGCTCGGCCCTTGATTGGGTCGGCAAAGCCGAATGCTCTGCCTCGTCTGCCGCTTTGGCAAGCAGGACGCCTACGAAAAACGTTGCTGCAGTGCGAGGGAGGCGTCACTCTTCCCGCACAATTGCGGGAAGAGCGGCGTTCTCAGCAAACGCCTATTCACAGCAAATGGAAGATCAACGGCCCGGGCGCAATTCGAGGCTTTCGAGCCCCGCCGAGACCGCGAGACCGACCTGTCCCTGCACGCTGAGCGGCTGCAGCGCGATCGAGTTGGCCGAGCCGCCGATCAGGACGTTGCCGCCGAGCCCGACGCCCACCGAAGCCGAGCCCTGCGCACCGGCATAATCGCCCGACAGATCGCCCTGCCCGAGCCGTGCGACCGGCGCATAGACCACCCAGGCGAGCAGCGATTCCTGCGTGATGCCGAGATCGAGGCCGACCTTGCGGATCGTCGCGACGTAGCGATCTTCCGGCAGACCGTCCGCGCGCAGCACGCAGCCGAGATGGGTGACCGAGCCGACGACGAAGCCGACACTGGTGCCGCCGCGGCATTCGAGGACACCGACCCGTACGCGATCTTGCGCATGGGCGGCGCCGGTCATGCAGAGCAGCACGGCAGAGAGCCCGGCGAGAATGGTCGAGCGCATGAATAAACTCCGGCTGAAATGACAGATGTGATGCAGGCCCGCTGATCGGGAGCTTGATCACGGGCCATCACATCTATGCCATAAGCCCTACCGCCACACCAGATTGCACGCGCCGTTCATCTGGCAAGTCCGGTGGCAAGTCCGGCCGCGCGTCCAACTGGCTCGGCGGATGCGAGGCATTCTCGTGAACGGGCCACGCACGCGTGGCCAACGCGACGAGATGGCTCAGCGATAGATCCGGGAGAAATACGACGAAGCGCGGCTCGGGCTCGGGTGCATCGGCAGCACCGGATACAGCTCGACCTCGGTGACCCCGGCGGCGAGGTTGAGACCGGTCTGCCCCTGCAGGCTGATCGGTTGCAGCGCGGCGGCGCGGCTCGAACCACGAACCAGGAAATTGCCGCCGAAGCCGACGATGGCGGCGGCATTGGCAGCCAATCCGCCATAGCGTCCGCGCAGCTCGCTGCGACCGAAATCGTTCACGGGCGCGTTCACCGCCCACGCCATCCGGGTCTCGTCCGTCAGTCCGAGATCGACGCCATAACGGCGGACCTTGGCGACATAGCGCTCCGGCTCGCGACCCTGGCTGCGAAACACGCAGCGCAGGCGGGCCTGGGACATCACGAGCTTGCCGGATGTCCTCCGTCCCTCGCATTCGAGCACGCCGACGCGCATCGGCCGATTTGCGTGGGCTTGCGCTGATGGCGCAACCAACACAAGCAACACAATCGACAGCACCTGCAGCCGCATCGAACTCGAACCCTACGCAACACACTTACCGTCGGACAAAAGGAAAGCGCCATGTTGAAAACATGGCGCTTTCCTGGGCGGAAATTGACAATCCGGAATTCGGACCAGTTGTTGCCCGATTACCTCAGATTACCGCAGAAGCGCTGTATGCGCTTGCAGGCATCTTCCAGGTCCGAGGTCTTGGTCGCGTAGGAGATCCGGAACGCCGGGCCGAGGCCGAAGGCCGAACCCTGCACGACGGCGACGCCTTCCGTCTCCAACAGTTCGGTGACGAACGTCTCGTCATTGTCGATCATTTTGCCCGACGGCGCGGTCTTGCCGATCGTGCCGGCGCACGACGGATAGACGTAGAACGCGCCTTCCGGCCGCGGGCATTCGATGCCGTTCGCCTGGTTCAGCATCGACACCACGAGATCGCGGCGCTCCTTGAACACCTTGTTGTTCGCAGGAATGAAGTTCTGCGGACCATTCAAGGCTTCGACCGCCGCCCATTGCGCGATCGAGCACGGATTCGAGGTCGACTGCGACTGGATCGTCGCCATCGCCTTGATCAGGCTCGCCGGGCCGCCGGCATAGCCGATGCGCCAGCCGGTCATGCAATAGGCCTTGGAGACGCCGTTCACGGTCAGCGTGCGGTCGTACAGCGAGGGCTCGACCTGCGCCGGGGTGGTGAACACGAAGTCGTCATAGACCAGGTGCTCATACATGTCGTCGGTCATGATCCAGACATGCGGATGCCTGACCAGCACCTCGGTGAGCGCCTTCAGCTCGGCCTTGGTATAGGCCGCGCCGGTCGGGTTCGACGGCGAGCACAGGATCAGCCACTTGGTCTTCGGCGTGATCGCCTTCTCCAGCGCGGCAGGCTGCAGCTTGAAGCCATGCGCCGCGGTGCAGACCACCGGCACCGGCTCGCCGCCGGCGAGCGCCACCATCTCCGGATAGCTGACCCAGTACGGCGCCGGGATGATCACCTCGTCACCCGGATTGATGGTCGCCATCAGCGCATTGTACAGCACCTGCTTGCCGCCGACGCCGACGATCACCTGGTTCGGCTTGTAGGACAGGCCATTCTCGCGCTGGAACTTGCCGATGATGGCTTCCTTCAGCTCAGGGATTCCGTCGACCGCGGTATACTTGGTCTTGCCGTCCTGGATCGCCTTGATCGCGGCCTGCTTGATGTTGTCGGGCGTGTCGAAATCCGGCTCGCCGGCGCCCAGCCCGATGACGTTGCGGCCCGCCGCTTTGAGGACGCGCGCTTTATCCGTGACCGCGATGGTCGCGGACGGCTTCACACGGTCGAGCGCAGCGGCGAGAAAGGACATCATCAGCTCCTATGCAGGCGTCGTGGATCACCTTTTTCGGGCCACGACCAGTCATGTCAGGGAAACGCCCATTTGTAAGGCGCCTTGCGCTGCATCGCAAGAAGCTTGGGCACATGGCTCCCAAGACTTTAGGGAACGTTAAAGCCGCGCGGCTAGGCTGCCTCGAACAATTGTCCATGAATTCAGGCCGAAATGACCACTCTCGGATGCGCCCTGCGATCCGGCGCCTGGCTGACAGGCGCGCGGATCAAGACCTACAGCTGGCTGCTGCTGGCGCTCACGATCGCGGCCATGGTCGGTTGGATCGCGCTGTCCGATGGCTTGGTCGACCGCAATGGCAAGCCGATCGGCACCGACTTCTCCAACGTCTATGCGGCAGGTGTGCTCACCCTTCAGGGCAAGGCCGGCGACGCCTACGATCCGCCGCGACAGCATGCGATGGAAAAGGCCGTGTTCGATGGCCGCGACGTGCCGTTCTTCGGCTGGCACTATCCGCCGTTCTTCTTCGCGATCGCCGCCATCACGGCCATGCTGCCTTACGCCGGCGGGCTGGCACTTTGGGTGGTGTCGAGCCTGCTCGCCTATCTCGCGGTCATGCGCGCGATCCTGCCTCGTCCCGAGACGCTGTTGGTTACGGCTGCTTTTCCCGCCGTGTTCGTCAACATCGGCCACGGTCAGAACGCGTGCTTCACCGCCGCGCTGCTCGGCGGCGCGCTGCTGCTGATCGAGCGCAGACCGTGGACGGCCGGCGTTCTGATCGGGCTTCTCGCCTACAAGCCGCAATTCGGCGTCCTCATCCCCGTGGCCCTGGTCGCGGGCGCGCGATGGCCGACCATTGCGGCAGCTGGTGCCACCGTGGTCACGCTCATTGCCATCAGCTTCGCCGCGCTCGGCAGCGACGTCTGGCACGCCTTCTTCCAGTCGATGACATTCACACAGAGCGTGGTTCTCGAACAAGGCGGCACCGGCTGGGAAAAGATCCAGTCGGCCTTCTCGGCCGCACGCCATTGGGGCGCTGACATCGGGACCGCCTACACGGTACAGACGATCCTTGCGCTGTCGCTCGCGGCAGGCATCGCCTGGCTCTGGCAGAGCGACGCCGCCTTCGATCTGAAGGCATCGGCGCTCGCCAGCGCGAGCCTGCTGGCGACCCCCTACGTACTCGATTACGACCTCGTGGTCGCGGCGGTCGCGATCATCTTCTTCGTGCGCCACGGACTCGCCCATGGCTTTCGCGACTATGAACTCAGCGTGCTCGCCGCCGCCTGGATGGTGCCGCTGCTGTCACGCAGCGTCGCCGGACTGACGACGATCCCGCTCGGCCTCATCGTGCTGATGACCCTGTTTGCGCTGACCCTGCACCGCGCGCTGGCCGATCGCACATCCGAGATCGGCGGGCACGCACGCATCGCGCAGGCGTGATCTCCGTTGTTTTGAAATGTTGGAAAGTTGTTGTTCGCGAGTGCAGTGCAGTAGCGCTTTTCGACTTTTTCCATCGGCCAGGTCTTGCGGCCTGGGCATATCGGCATCATTGTCTGGCCGCATTGCGGGACGATCTCGCGTCCTGACGTGTGATTCTACGACGCGATGATTCCTCGAACTCGACATTGGCCGGATGTACAAGCTCTATTCGATGCAGCGGTCGGGAAACAGCTACAAGGTCCGCCTTGCGCTTGCTCTCCTGAACGCGCCCTACCAAGCGATCGAAATCGACATCCTGCGCGGTGAGAGCCGCACGCCGGACTTCCTCGCCAAGAACCCGAGCGGCCAGGTGCCGCTGCTGGAGGTCGGCGACGACCGCTACATCGCCGAGTCCAATGCGATCCTGTGGTATGTCGCGGGCGGCACGCCGCTGGTGCCGGAGCAGCGCATCGAGCGCGCCGAGGCGCTGCAATGGATGTTCTTCGAACAGCATGCGTTGGAGCCCAACATCGGCGCTGCCTATTTCTGGCTGCTGCTCGTGAAAGGCGGACGCGATCTGCAGACGCATGCGCTGGAAGACTGGATGGAGCGCGGCTACGCCGCGCTGCAGGTGATGGAGAAT
Protein-coding sequences here:
- a CDS encoding shikimate dehydrogenase; its protein translation is MTLAAKAPAACLIGWPAAHSRSPLIHHHWLHELGIAGGYTIEAVPPEELADFVTRLDRRGFIGANVTIPHKERVLELAEPDARARAVGAANTLWYERGSLRATNTDVEGFIDNLDAAAPGWDRTDEALVLGSGGSARAVVFGLLERGVDRVRVINRTAARAQALADQFGSRVVAEGWDRVPALLPQAGLFVNTTSLGMHGQPPLVLDIELLPHWAVVADIVYVPLETQLLGAARARGLRTADGLGMLLHQAVRGFELWFGRRPQVTPELRALVEADLTKA
- a CDS encoding SulP family inorganic anion transporter, which translates into the protein MSIASDNGTRGRVGHHEPTFAELYSPKLLTVFREGYSLGDLRADALAGLTVAIVALPLSMAIAIASGVSPGRGLYTAVIGGFLISLLGGSRFQIGGPAGAFIVLVAATVDRQGVDGLLLATMMSGVLLVIAGYLRLGTYIKFIPYPVTVGFTAGIAVIIFASQLKDLFGITLAAKEPGELIPKLTALAHGAPTANLSAVALAALSIVIIVGLKRLRPTWPGILIAVVVAAVFTFALQLPVETIGTKFGGIPRELPAPALPVMSLAKIQAVFPDAIAFALLGAIESLLSAVVADGMTGRRHRSNCELVAQGFANVGSALFGGICVTGTIARTATNVRAGARGPVSGMLHSVFLLVFMLIAAPLASYIPLAALAAVLVVVAWNMAERHEFATLIRSSWGDATVLLATFGLTIFRDLTEGILVGFALGAVLFINRMAQMTGVEDGTPLVAKDRADFEDGARVPYNPKLSADKDVLVYRITGAFFFGAASTVGTVLDSIADRRKAFVVDFAAVPFLDSTAANAMSRVAAKARRQGIRLFITGASPTVRRALLTHGVRPPSARFRETIERAVADIKGKETPQEDISADGLAAS
- a CDS encoding helix-turn-helix domain-containing protein, with the protein product MITSFQMRAARALLGIDQKTLAELAGVSLPTIQRMEASTGNVRGVVDSLTKVVDALNRAGVDLIGEHTRSEAGGRGVRLKEPGPPRRMGRQTDTARDGAA
- a CDS encoding elongation factor G; translated protein: MGQDLRSPRGPRCIALVGPFQSGKTTLLEAILARTGAIPRAGSVDAGTSVGDASPEARHHKMSVAMTAATTTFMGDSYTFLDCPGSIEFIHDMRAALPAVDAAIVVCEADEKKLPQLQLILRELEELRIPRFLFLNKIDRANARVRETLATLQPASRVPLVLRQIPIWNGELIEGFVDLALERAFIYREHRASEVIGLEGGNLDREKEARFSMLEKLADHDDALMEQLLEDIPPPRDAVFDDLARELRDGLICPVLLGSALRENGVLRLMKALRHEAPGIAETAKRLGVKEAKEALGYVFKTLHLQHGGKLSLTRVLSGHLDDGATVHAASGETARVSGILAATGANDSKRPVAEAGDTVALGKLDTVKTGDTVATGKAVPKALAKVDPCPPVLAISIAALDRKDDVKLGQALLRLNEEDPSLTMVQNQRTHDTVLWGQGEMHLRVALERLRERFGVNVKSHTPAIGYQETIRKAITQRGRHKKQSGGHGQFGDVVLDIKPLPRGEGFQFAEKVVGGAVPRNYIPAVEEGVVDALVRGPLGFPVIDVAVTLTDGSYHSVDSSDLAFRTAARAGVSEGLPQCAPVLLEPIHTVEIVCPTEATARINAILSARRGQILSFDTRDGWPGWDCVRAMMPEAEIGELIVELRSATAGAGSFTRQFDHMAEVTGRAADHIIASHRDAA
- a CDS encoding DUF992 domain-containing protein → MRSTILAGLSAVLLCMTGAAHAQDRVRVGVLECRGGTSVGFVVGSVTHLGCVLRADGLPEDRYVATIRKVGLDLGITQESLLAWVVYAPVARLGQGDLSGDYAGAQGSASVGVGLGGNVLIGGSANSIALQPLSVQGQVGLAVSAGLESLELRPGR
- a CDS encoding DUF992 domain-containing protein, giving the protein MRLQVLSIVLLVLVAPSAQAHANRPMRVGVLECEGRRTSGKLVMSQARLRCVFRSQGREPERYVAKVRRYGVDLGLTDETRMAWAVNAPVNDFGRSELRGRYGGLAANAAAIVGFGGNFLVRGSSRAAALQPISLQGQTGLNLAAGVTEVELYPVLPMHPSPSRASSYFSRIYR
- a CDS encoding pyridoxal phosphate-dependent aminotransferase is translated as MSFLAAALDRVKPSATIAVTDKARVLKAAGRNVIGLGAGEPDFDTPDNIKQAAIKAIQDGKTKYTAVDGIPELKEAIIGKFQRENGLSYKPNQVIVGVGGKQVLYNALMATINPGDEVIIPAPYWVSYPEMVALAGGEPVPVVCTAAHGFKLQPAALEKAITPKTKWLILCSPSNPTGAAYTKAELKALTEVLVRHPHVWIMTDDMYEHLVYDDFVFTTPAQVEPSLYDRTLTVNGVSKAYCMTGWRIGYAGGPASLIKAMATIQSQSTSNPCSIAQWAAVEALNGPQNFIPANNKVFKERRDLVVSMLNQANGIECPRPEGAFYVYPSCAGTIGKTAPSGKMIDNDETFVTELLETEGVAVVQGSAFGLGPAFRISYATKTSDLEDACKRIQRFCGNLR
- a CDS encoding glycosyltransferase family 87 protein, with translation MTTLGCALRSGAWLTGARIKTYSWLLLALTIAAMVGWIALSDGLVDRNGKPIGTDFSNVYAAGVLTLQGKAGDAYDPPRQHAMEKAVFDGRDVPFFGWHYPPFFFAIAAITAMLPYAGGLALWVVSSLLAYLAVMRAILPRPETLLVTAAFPAVFVNIGHGQNACFTAALLGGALLLIERRPWTAGVLIGLLAYKPQFGVLIPVALVAGARWPTIAAAGATVVTLIAISFAALGSDVWHAFFQSMTFTQSVVLEQGGTGWEKIQSAFSAARHWGADIGTAYTVQTILALSLAAGIAWLWQSDAAFDLKASALASASLLATPYVLDYDLVVAAVAIIFFVRHGLAHGFRDYELSVLAAAWMVPLLSRSVAGLTTIPLGLIVLMTLFALTLHRALADRTSEIGGHARIAQA
- a CDS encoding glutathione S-transferase family protein, producing the protein MYKLYSMQRSGNSYKVRLALALLNAPYQAIEIDILRGESRTPDFLAKNPSGQVPLLEVGDDRYIAESNAILWYVAGGTPLVPEQRIERAEALQWMFFEQHALEPNIGAAYFWLLLVKGGRDLQTHALEDWMERGYAALQVMENHLKDNDYFAARQLTVADIALYGYTHVADRCDFDLSTFPKIRSWLRRVEQAPGFVAMDWLPAMIDSAGIAADYD